A genomic region of Ictidomys tridecemlineatus isolate mIctTri1 chromosome 10, mIctTri1.hap1, whole genome shotgun sequence contains the following coding sequences:
- the Iqck gene encoding IQ domain-containing protein K isoform X8 — protein MAASRQTSSRSVQRMEPSGSAESSVATRTPVPTLSSPSPELPVSPGQVAELSGKNLWEQICEEYQAELPPFPKGYEVKQEPEITVSPLEETVSHGFNIEHYFPPPPFTRVSHIPCPLKISETIDPKTCSPRKYLETYIFPILLPGMTSLLHQAKKEKCLEMIPWGEKACVWVTYPRPATTASCAHSTRQRLLAPVAPERFSTLPAAPACSGPVQRSTYQVSWAFLFIVCTD, from the exons ATGGCGGCGTCGCGGCAGACCTCAAGCCGCAGCGTTCAGCGCATGGAGCCTAGCGGCTCCGCCGAATCGTCTGTCGCCACCCGGACACCAGTGCCCACCTTGTCGTCCCCGTCCCCGGAGCTGCCTGTCTCGCCGGGGCAGGTGGCCGAGCTATCGGGCAAAAACCTGTGGGAGCAGATCTGCGAGG AGTACCAAGCTGAGCTGCCTCCCTTTCCAAAAGGATATGAAGTCAAACAAGAGCCTGAAATTACT gtTTCGCCCCTGGAGGAAACGGTTTCCCACGGCTTCAACATAGAGCACTATTTCCCACCCCCGCCTTTCACCAGGGTCTCACATATACCCTGTCCTCTAAAGATCTCAGAAACTATTGATCCAAAAACAT GTTCCcccagaaaatatttggaaacctACATCTTTCCAATCCTGCTTCCTGGGATGACTAGCCTGCTTCACCAGGCAAAGAAGGAAAAGTGTTTGGAG ATGATCCCTTGGGGTGAGAAAGCCTGCGTTTGGGTCACTTACCCGAGGCCAGCCACGACAGCTAGTTGTGCACATAGCACGCGCCAGCGGCTTCTGGCCCCTGTGGCTCCTGAGCGCTTCTCCACCCTGCCTGCCGCCCCTGCCTGCTCTGGTCCTGTGCAGCGTAGCACCTACCAGGTTTCTTGGGCCTTCCTGTTTATTGTATGCACTGATTAA
- the Knop1 gene encoding lysine-rich nucleolar protein 1 isoform X4 encodes MAAVSKTTAFTERPRTGRGRNSRGWTSDSKLTSGSRRRWSSRGGGEVWPAGMITKTHKVDLGLGVPEKKKKKKKKKVVKEPGTHYSVLSCDDYFVDASPVRAASPSKNVGQAQAHEVPLVKKKKKKKGPGTLFEEQLDSEPRLSARRTEASPSRCKKQALGRSESFSKEKKKKRKSSSLIPSHGSVTKTSQDTRNGEEVTRVGKKLRKHKKGKKSEDIAAFSSQDPWLYEAGDAPYAGSLENEVQEQAASGQKRKQGSPRESSAKLKKKKKIHQEGDALLGHSTLPRATESSPRKGRKKKPVSVDVQEYIPIGDGPLSPVKKKVKSKKKAEQPVVEELTLKRKKKKRKESGVAKGPWKEEPDTDLEVVLEKKGNMDEAHIDQVRRKALQEEIDRESGKTEASEAGGNWTGSWPSPGELAV; translated from the exons ATGGCTGCGGTTTCCAAGACAACGGCGTTCACCGAGCGGCCGCGAACCGGAAGGGGCCGGAACTCGCGGGGATGGACCAGCGACTCGAAATTGACTTCCGGGTCACGGCGGCGCTGGTCCTCACGTGGAGGCGGGGAGGTTTGGCCTGCAG gaatgatcACCAAGACCCATAAAGTTGACCTGGGTCTTGGGGtcccagagaaaaagaaaaagaagaaaaagaagaaggtggTCAAAGAGCCAGGCACTCACTACTCAGTTTTAAGCTGTGACGATTATTTTGTTGATGCTTCTCCTGTTAGGGCTGCATCCCCCTCTAAGAACGTGGGCCAGGCGCAAGCGCATGAGGTGCCTctagtgaagaaaaaaaagaaaaagaagggccCCGGCACCCTTTTCGAGGAGCAGCTGGATTCGGAGCCCAGGCTGAGTGCCAGACGGACAGAGGCCTCACCCAGCCGCTGCAAGAAGCAAGCCCTTGGCCGCTCGGAGTCCTTCagcaaggagaagaaaaagaagaggaagtcTTCATCGCTCATCCCGTCCCATGGCTCAGTGACAAAGACCTCCCAAGACACCAGAAACGGTGAGGAGGTGACCAGAGTTGGGAAGAAGCTCAGAAAACACAAGAAGGGGAAAAAGTCCGAGGACATTGCAGCCTTCTCCAGCCAGGACCCGTGGCTCTACGAGGCTGGAGATGCCCCCTATGCGGGCTCCCTGGAGAACGAGGTCCAGGAGCAGGCAGCCTCAGGGCAGAAACGGAAGCAGGGGAGCCCCAGAGAAAGCAGCGCAAagctgaagaagaaaaagaaaatccatcaGGAAGGAGATGCCCTGCTGGGCCACTCCACactccccagggccacagagagcAGCCctaggaaagggaggaagaagaagccGGTCTCAGTTGATGTCCAAGAATACATTCCAATAGGAGATGGCCCTTTATCCCCAGTGAAGAAGAAGGTGAAGTCCAAGAAGAAGGCAGAGCAGCCAGTCGTAGAGGAGCTGActctgaaaaggaagaagaagaagaggaaagagagtggGGTAGCAAAAGGCCCCTGGAAGGAG GAACCCGACACAGACTTGGAGGTGGTGCTGGAAAAGAAGGGCAACATGGACGAGGCGCACATAGACCAG GTGAGGCGAAAGGCCTTGCAGGAAGAGATCGATCGCGAGTCTGGCAAGACGGAAGCTTCTGAAGCCGGCGGGAACTGGACG GGGAGCTGGCCTTCTCCCGGGGAGCTGGCCGTGTGA
- the Knop1 gene encoding lysine-rich nucleolar protein 1 isoform X3, translating to MAAVSKTTAFTERPRTGRGRNSRGWTSDSKLTSGSRRRWSSRGGGEVWPAGMITKTHKVDLGLGVPEKKKKKKKKKVVKEPGTHYSVLSCDDYFVDASPVRAASPSKNVGQAQAHEVPLVKKKKKKKGPGTLFEEQLDSEPRLSARRTEASPSRCKKQALGRSESFSKEKKKKRKSSSLIPSHGSVTKTSQDTRNGEEVTRVGKKLRKHKKGKKSEDIAAFSSQDPWLYEAGDAPYAGSLENEVQEQAASGQKRKQGSPRESSAKLKKKKKIHQEGDALLGHSTLPRATESSPRKGRKKKPVSVDVQEYIPIGDGPLSPVKKKVKSKKKAEQPVVEELTLKRKKKKRKESGVAKGPWKEEPDTDLEVVLEKKGNMDEAHIDQVRRKALQEEIDRESGKTEASEAGGNWTDACLLQGSWPSPGELAV from the exons ATGGCTGCGGTTTCCAAGACAACGGCGTTCACCGAGCGGCCGCGAACCGGAAGGGGCCGGAACTCGCGGGGATGGACCAGCGACTCGAAATTGACTTCCGGGTCACGGCGGCGCTGGTCCTCACGTGGAGGCGGGGAGGTTTGGCCTGCAG gaatgatcACCAAGACCCATAAAGTTGACCTGGGTCTTGGGGtcccagagaaaaagaaaaagaagaaaaagaagaaggtggTCAAAGAGCCAGGCACTCACTACTCAGTTTTAAGCTGTGACGATTATTTTGTTGATGCTTCTCCTGTTAGGGCTGCATCCCCCTCTAAGAACGTGGGCCAGGCGCAAGCGCATGAGGTGCCTctagtgaagaaaaaaaagaaaaagaagggccCCGGCACCCTTTTCGAGGAGCAGCTGGATTCGGAGCCCAGGCTGAGTGCCAGACGGACAGAGGCCTCACCCAGCCGCTGCAAGAAGCAAGCCCTTGGCCGCTCGGAGTCCTTCagcaaggagaagaaaaagaagaggaagtcTTCATCGCTCATCCCGTCCCATGGCTCAGTGACAAAGACCTCCCAAGACACCAGAAACGGTGAGGAGGTGACCAGAGTTGGGAAGAAGCTCAGAAAACACAAGAAGGGGAAAAAGTCCGAGGACATTGCAGCCTTCTCCAGCCAGGACCCGTGGCTCTACGAGGCTGGAGATGCCCCCTATGCGGGCTCCCTGGAGAACGAGGTCCAGGAGCAGGCAGCCTCAGGGCAGAAACGGAAGCAGGGGAGCCCCAGAGAAAGCAGCGCAAagctgaagaagaaaaagaaaatccatcaGGAAGGAGATGCCCTGCTGGGCCACTCCACactccccagggccacagagagcAGCCctaggaaagggaggaagaagaagccGGTCTCAGTTGATGTCCAAGAATACATTCCAATAGGAGATGGCCCTTTATCCCCAGTGAAGAAGAAGGTGAAGTCCAAGAAGAAGGCAGAGCAGCCAGTCGTAGAGGAGCTGActctgaaaaggaagaagaagaagaggaaagagagtggGGTAGCAAAAGGCCCCTGGAAGGAG GAACCCGACACAGACTTGGAGGTGGTGCTGGAAAAGAAGGGCAACATGGACGAGGCGCACATAGACCAG GTGAGGCGAAAGGCCTTGCAGGAAGAGATCGATCGCGAGTCTGGCAAGACGGAAGCTTCTGAAGCCGGCGGGAACTGGACG GATGCTTGCCTTCTCCAGGGGAGCTGGCCTTCTCCCGGGGAGCTGGCCGTGTGA